The following is a genomic window from Miscanthus floridulus cultivar M001 chromosome 14, ASM1932011v1, whole genome shotgun sequence.
GTTATTATCCATTCATTTTGGAGAAGAAAAACTTGGCACGCAGCTGCGGCACGCAGCTGTAGACATACATGCATGATGCGTACTGGGCTTCAAATTTGCAAGTACGTGTTCGAGATCACGTACGAAGGATATGGATGACACATGCTTACGGACGTGTATTAAGCGGAGTTCGATCGTTTAATCCCAGAAAGAGTGCTGTCGGTCCTGGGAAGAATTTGATGCTATTTCTATTAGCCATTGTAATAGGGAATGTAATTCAGTTTCCCATGAGCTACTAGCAAGCAGGTTAGCATTGGTAGAACAGGATGCATGTGTATATGAATAATATGATGTAGTAGTAGGGAGGGGTGACCAATCGACCGAGAGCGCCGGAGGAAAGCGCTGGATTCGGTTCGAGGATGACGTCGTCGTCGCTAGCTCTCTCCCTCTGTCTGTGTAGACTGGTCGTGTATTCGCACGCGTCACGCGagcgaggagcaggagcaggagcatcgACGTGTGCCCGCGGGGCTTCTGCGCCTGCATGCATGCGATGCTCGCAGTCGCACGTCGATGCATCCGGATCGATGCACGGAGCCGTTGAGGCGTTGACTCGTGTGAACCATGCACGGATCGATGTGGACCGGACATACGGGACTCCTAACTAAACCTTGTCGTAGCTGTGTTTTCGATTTTGTTAGACATATGCTAAGGATCTGTCATCTGTTAGGTATAGTTTTCTTGCGACTCTTTCATCTTTTACTGTAGTAACACTGatcatagaaattgtttttctctcttcttgCAAAACGTGGAGCCGAGAGAAACTACCATTTGTGGCTCCGGCTCCACCTCCTCTGATACTATAGCATTGGGCCGAAGCTTGAACGAGCCCGACCAAACGGAGCTGCTTAAGGCTAGCTGTACTTAGGAAGGTTAGACACGTGCCGTACACACATATTGTGGTGCCAAAAGTGGTCATAGCTGTGTGTTTCGATTTTGGTGGCAGACGCTGCCATTCACTTTAGGTTTATTTGTTACGAGCCAAACCTCTCTAACTTTGATGGAGTTTTTACAAAGATATATCAATATCTGCAAACACCACTACTGGAAACagcgagtttgccgagtgccctcggcaaagcccaaaaaacactcggcaaaggacactcGGTGTACACAGTGACGGCAaagctgtctttgccgagtgttttttgtcgagcactcggcaaacactttgccgagtgctaaaccgacactcggcaaacattttttgaaaaatataaaaaaaacgcGCCACTAGgccgcccgccgccaccaccacgccgccacgGCCGCCACCATGCCCGTCGCCGTCACCACGTCCCCCGCCACCacgctgccgccgccaccacgtcCCCTGCCACCACGTCCCTGTGCAAAGGAGTAAGAAGAGGGAGAGAGGGTGGGGGAGCTCACCGTAGGGGCCTGCACGCCGCCGCCCTCGATGGGGAAGCTCACCACCGAGCCGCAGCCCACCAAACAAGCACCACCGCCCGCCACCACCGAGCTGCCTTCCGCTGCCACCACGCCTGAGCTGCCTCCCGCCACGCCACCACGCCCGAGATGCCGGTGCCGAAGCTGGAGCCCGCCTCGACCACAACCACCTCGCGGCCGACCATCGCGCCGGATCTGGGGAGGAGGGGCGGGGTCCCCGCGCGGATCCGGGGAGGAGGGGCGGTGCAGTGCAGTGGCTGGATCCGAGGAAGAGGGGCGGGGCGGCGGCcggagaaagggagaggaggggcgGGGCAGCGgccggagagagggagaggagggaggggagggggcggcgtcGGGAGAGGGGGGGGGAGGGGATggcgggagagggagggaggggagggggcggcgctgggagagagaggggaggggcaGCGAGGCGGCGCCGGGAGAGTGGGAGGGGAGGGGACggcgggagagagagggagggaaggggggagcgccgggagagagagagagagagagggagggaggggcggcgggagagagagggaggagagggggcggcgccgggagagagaggggaggggggcggcgaaagagagagggaggggaggggacggcgggagagagagggagggaagggggcgacgacgggagagagaggggagggggcggcgggaCGGCGGCGCCGTGAAAGGGAGGGGTGCTTTTATAACGTGCTCAGTTTGCCAAGTGTCGGATCGAGGACACTCAGAAAAGctggctttgctgagtgtcagatCACGGCACTTGGCAAActaatctttgtcgagtgtctagggtttgggacactcggcaaatatattttttttcataacgtgtttttccttttttgttcgatgtactttgaaaataccttgtcaaattgactcaacaatatatatatatatgatttttctatgaatataattccattattttatgcagttacaactcaaatttaatttatatcaattaaaattctataattgcacttaataaattaaaattatcaaacggatccaaaaattatcaaaatttcatatgaaacaatctatgttctcttttgcctatacaaaaagttttgaagtcaaacccaattcgaccgtcactttgactccaaatcttaccgattcCTTCTCAACGCTTCGATTTTTCTTCTgtgatgcttcggtttgtaaacatcgtacatgaccaattgtgtgaaaccttcccaattttttaccacagtatccacgtatgatatcatcacatcatgacaaatctcatgattttcagacttcgtttgctttttttagaatttaaaaaccgtttggccacacgttcgtggtcgtgtttgctgaacaagatgttcaaaatttcttttcatttcccaggTGACACCTCACattagactcaataacatgaatatcatttttctactcattttattttattatttgaatcacttacagtttaaatttgacttatacgaaaaaattcctagaaatacaataaattaattaaatatagcaaaaagatccacaaatataccaaattttaacatggaataccacatgttgtatgttgagagtagaaaaagttttaaggtcaaaagataaaaaaaaaattatttgccgagtgccagacaattacactcggcaaacatatttctttaccgagtgcctatctttgccgagtgttttctttctagtttgccgagtgttttttgcatcgtttgccgagtgttttttcgcaACACTCGACAAaaggcttgtttgccgagtgcccgaaaaaataTACTCGACAAACACCAGGACACTCTGCAAAAGGCTTATTTCCGGTAGTGCACAGATCATTGATAATATACATAGTGAAACtaatatgtattttttttataaacttagtcaaaataAGAAACAAGAGTTTGGGTCTAGACAAAGCTAAAAGCTAGCTAGTAGGATGTGCCTAGACGGTACGGTACTTGTGTGTGACGTTTCTAGAATGAGCTCTCTTCTAGAATTACCTCTACCCAGCTTCATTTTACTCACAACAAAGCAGGATTATATTGGTAATCGTTTTATTTTTCTTGAAAAAAGACTACATGCGCATGCCCGCCATCTCCAATTATAAATAGAGCGTCTCGGCACCACCAAGACGACCACTCCAAAGTGGCAGCTCCCAACACAGCACCCATCCTCATCCTCTGTTCCACCCAGCAGCTAGCAGAGCTTCTGCTCCTCTTGCTCTTCGTCCACAACGCCACGCTGCATAGTTTCAGTATCTCAAGACCGACAGAGATGAGGCGCTGCAGCAGCAAGACCTCCTCGCCCCTTGTCGCCCTcgctctcttcctcctcctcctggtctGCTCCTCCTCCTTCCACCGCGCGGCAGCTGCTCGCCTCCTGCAGCCTGctgctcctcttcctcctctgatTGCTCACCATGGTTAGTGTTGCTGAGCCTCTGTGTTTATTGGCCCTACCAGGTTAGTGTTGCTCCAATGTTTTCTCAACTATTTCTTGTGCAGAGGATGGTGCCAAGGCGGCTGCCGCTGCTTCTTCTGCATCTGACGGCCCAGTGCTTCGGAGTGCTGCCGTGTTCGGTGGCGACGAGCTTTCAGCCTCCTCCGAGGTGACAACCGAAGACGATACTGAATCCGCTGCTCTTCATCAGTTTGAGCAGTAAGTTAGAGTTTGACCTCTCTTCTCGTTCTGGTTCTTGTTCAGATGATGGGAGCAGAGTCGGAGGAGGAGGGTGCAGCGGCGTGCGAGGAGGGCAACGACGAGTGCTTCCAGAGGCGGCTGCTTCACGACGCGCACCTCGACTACATCTACACGCAGCACAAGGGCAAGCCATGAGGATGAGGATGCAGATGGAGCCATGGAGGAGGGAGGAGGTCTTCGTCTCGGTTGCTACGGCCGGCGTCTAGTCGTCGTCCATGCTGGAAAGTTCGTGGAGGGAATATAATCACTTGCTAGATGAATATATGCTGCAACTAACACCCGTACGTCATCCGTCTAGCTAGGAGTATATATACTAGTAGTATGCTTGTGTACGTCTGACATCTCTTTGTACGCCGTCTCCAAGTCTAATACATGATGCATGGTGCGATTTTCTCTAGTCTTTTATTTTCTTGGTAGTATTGTCAAAAAAGAAGAGTATATGATGCATAAAATTAACGGTGAAAGGTGGTGCTATAAGAagagctcttctccctctttcctCCACATAGGAGTGGGCTAGCATACACATGACAGAGACACTGTTGCTATATTATTTGTCCACACCTTTATTTTCCCCCTAATAAGGCGTGAACAAATAAATAACATCTCTTCTTAATCCAATGTTTGTTATTGGAGCCATCATTAGTAAATAGTAACAATCATTAGTAAATAGTAGCAATTACTCATATAGTGAATTGGCTATAAGGTTGGCTTACTAGATCGACTATCATTTtccatttctctttctttttcctctGCATTTACTTTGTTTACCAGCTTGGAGCGCCTATATAAAATGGGTTGTTGCATGAGATCCATTATATTCCTCTCAATTTTTTCTCTCGTCTATCTCATTCACATAATAAGTAAAGCTCCCATGTAAATGGGCTATATACGCTTCGATTCCTCTCATACGTGCGAAACGTTGCATAGCAGTGACAAAAGGTAACAAAAAGCAAAGGAACATGCCCGGGTGGTATAAAGAATTCCTCGATAACATGTATTCTTTAATTTAGTGTGTGTTTGTGTCCTTGTTCATGTGTTAATTTTCTTGGCCGCGACACACATGCCGAAACATTCTAGGTGTGCCAGCAACACGTATCCCAAAACATTCCGACACAAGTTAAACAAtgattaaattaaaaaaaatcaacctAGCCACAATATGTGCATGTTGCTGGTTACTCTCCTTGTCCCAAAACatcacatgttttttttttggcgaATCCCATACAAAGTCATTTCTATTTTAGTGTTAAAATATTTCTAAAACGCGCATAGGTTTTAATGGAGGTCGTCATCTACGTATTTCTCCGTAATGCTCAAATGCCTAGAATGTCTGGTAAACATGAAGCGGTGTCATATCCACTCCGCGGCAGAaaaaggggcgaggagcaccGCGTGCATAAGCATTCGTATCATCGCATCCCGCGCTTGCCGGTTACCTTTGGCACAATTGCATGCCGTACGTGACTGTCCTAGTGTCCGTGTGAAAAACTAGCTAGCTAGTGTCCTAGTTCGTATACACAACTTTTTGAATGGTTGTGTGcatgcaaaaaaaaattaaataaagagGGTGTGCGTGGTAGTCCTAGCGATCTAAAACAGCACTACAGTGTCCACGTGGAATGCACGAAAAGACCCATCGGCTCCAATCAGTTTTGTACtgtagtactatatatatatatatatatatcccactGGGACAATCAGTCCAAAAGTTGAAGTTGCCTGGAAGATTATTTGAGTAGTGCAAtggtggtgcttaatatcttaaTAACAGCTAGGGCGGAACAAAAATACTGATCTTGGCCTTTGTAGTATTTTGATCTGAGGATACCAGAGATGAGATTACCGTCCAAGCAGAACGAATAACAAGGATTTCGTTGATTTTGTGGAGGTCGCGAACGCGAAGACCACCCATATTTTTAGCCTGACAAAGGTCTTTTTAAGAAATAGCACGTTGGAGATTATTACCTACCTCTGATAGAAGATTTCAGATCACTCAACTCAACAGCTGTTTATTATATGATTTTTTAAATTCCAACAAGCCAAAACTCCACTGCTCATTCATTAGCACATcaggcaaaaaaaaaatgatACAAGGCCCTCTACACTGCCTTCTCCTATCGAAGCCCCTTGCTTACCACTGGATGCCCAGTGCAGCAGGTTCTCTTTAAGGTCAGTCTTAATGAGGGTTTCAAAGGAGATTATTGTGGCACGTCAACAAATTTGTTGAGTTGACAAGTTTTAATTAtgaagagagataaagatagagacAGTTTCATTGAGATGAAACCCTGTTGTAACAGTCACCAACATAAAAATTGACGTGGCAGTCTTGGTAATTGTGTCATGAAGCTTTTCACTAAGACTGGCCTAATGCACCCTGAGTTCCCCTTGAACCTCGTTCGTGTGCGTTGCAGTTGGGTTTAATGTTTAATTAATGAAGCTCCTTATAAAAAAAGTAGCAGTGTACCTATTATTATAAAACAACCAAGTAATGTATAGTATGTTCATCACAATATATATGTGCATGCTAGGGGTGTTTTGATCCTAGGAAAAATTAGCACATCGTGTAGCAATGGACTAAACATGAGGTAATAAGAACTAATGGGTTCTAACCACCGATTAGCTTCATTAGCTCTTATTAGACAATGGTTATATTAGCTCATGTTTAGATCTTATATTTGGAACCTAAAACCCAGGTCTAATTTTTTAGCATGCATTGGATCTAAACACTCCCTAAATAAGTATATGGTAGCTTCGTACTAACCTAGCTAATCTAGGGGGGTCTTCTAATCGAAGAAAGAAAGAATCTAGTAGACTAGTACACATGTACGCACGCGCTGCAACATCGACCTGAAAGCTACGACAGAGCAGTGCCGGCCCTAGGGGTTGGgcacgaggtgcgacggccgagggcctaAGCGGAGAAGGGGTCCAAGCCCATGTATACAAACCTCCATATTCTATAGCTCATTAGGTAttagcaaactaatgagaagagaAACATAGAATTGACCAGATAGACAAAAAGACAATATCGGCATTTCTTTCCTAGTTTCCTTTCCCCACGGCCTTtgggtagagaggaggcgaggagtcacgtTGCACACAACACAttctgatcgtgagttcgcgacatgcgccttacacacgcggagctggcgagccgcgccgctgcgaagagctagactaccggagatacggacacggcgcacgaggacaacgaccaggcagggctccacgacgacgacatcttgattcttggcttcttatgaattgtgatcaccgatcagttgtttaggcccaaTGTATTTcttccttttttatttttaatccaaattaattatttatatagtattccagacttctagtactctgtacccatatagtcatattttttttctaatttaggtgttagaattttagaatgttacctaagaaatatTTGTTATGggtgagaaaaaaaaacaaatatattgcttttttaatctatattgttcctcgataattatcatacatctataaatatattgcttaatctacatggttcctcgataattatcagacatgttaaattaaaaatatgttgttgaatttgctttcgttttgcaagtaaaattaatgcctatatattataagattttatacataaTTAAGAGGGGCCGTCGCAATGAGATCGCCAGAGGGCCCTTAAAATCATAGGACCGGCCCCACGACAGAGCATGGTGCGTCGACCTCTGTGAGAGATGAGACGACCCGGCAGCGCACTGACGTACGTCCAAGGCTGCTGGAGCTGGCGCTGGCTGTGTGGTGTGGCCGTGTGTGGAACGACAACGACGACGAGCAGGTACCATCGACGGACGGCATGTCGACATGCATGCATGAACGGATCAACGCATACACAACTTCCTCTCTACTAGTAGCTGGCTAGTCTCTCAGCTGCTGTGCACAGTACGTCGTGGCTGGTCCCATGCATCTGCATAATGCATCCCAGTCCCAGAGACCCAGCGTGGgtgggcatgcatgcatgctattGATTGACCATGCACTGACCAGTGACCACACACACATGGAGATGGAGACGACAGACGACCACGAGACAATAAACCAAGTGGCGCCACTGATCTGAAATGGTAGATCAATGCTACGGGAAAATTGTGGTGGCCGAGCGCGCATATGCAGTGCAGTTTCAAGTGCAACAcacagtcacacacacacacacagcatGGCTGCTGGTGCCCCAGCTGATACGTACTGAGTGGACGATGCAAAACACTTTTTTTTCGCGACCGTGCCGaggcacgtatttcattaagcagaGAAGAGTTTTTGTTACATCGAAGAGAGGCCATGGTAATCCTTGGTTACCGAGACCCTCTTCCCCAACAGCGCACGGATGTGATTACAGCTGGGTATACGCGCGTGGAGGTGCTGTGCATGTGGGTGGGAGCCACGGTGGGTTGGTGACTTGGTGCTCAATGCTAGCTGCATTGCACGGGGCCCGTGCTGCATGCTCTCACCTCTCTTGGAAATACTCCTGGGTTTTTTTTTTAACAAGAGATCGATCCGCAGGCAGAGCAGAGCAGAAGCCTACACTCGTCGATTTACCTCTCTGCTCTTCTCAACCTCCGTAGTACTCGCTCGTCTCTGCTTCACCAAAATGTTCATCGCCATGGATATAGTAACAAgcacctagctagctagctaggagggTAACGGAGTACtctctctatttcaaattataagattttTTGATTTCTTTTTTGATTCATTACTTCTACTAAGTATCTAAATGTAGTGTATATCTACGTGCATAATAAAAACTATGTATTTaaaaaggcaaaatattttataattccAAATGAAAAGAGTAATTATCAAGGATACGCTAGATTTCAAGGCAACGAAGGACAAGATATACCGCAAACGCAACAGCTTGAACGGGAATGGTCCAAATTAAAACTACTGCATGTCTCAGTCTGCATCCATCCATCCGTGACACCGCAGCGGTACCGGTGCGTAACAGCGCTTATGCATTTCAGCTGGAATCTCAAGTGGCTGAAGAGTCGTATATACTTCCCTTCATTCTCTTCTAGAATCAGACCAGCAAAGGCACTAGTATACATAAGATAACATTGACTATAGTCAGTGTTCCGTTCCGTCCATCCCTTCGTCTTTCACCGTTTTATCCTACCTTTTCATCCTCCTTTTCTTCGAGTGGCTGGCTACATGACAAGAGCATATACTTTGCGTTTGAAGGTGTACTACAGTGGTCCTCAGGTCCATATATTCAGATTACTCACAGCCACAACAATCAATATATTTAAGTATAAACCGGCAGTCACCACAAATCACTGCAGGGTGTGATACTGATCCGACAAAGACACTCATGTTCTCACTGCTGGTAGAGGTATCACCTTGTAGCGACACATATCATATCACTTTTGGGTAATGTGTATATATACCCGGCAGTGATACCAGGATTTCACTGTGCGTGTTGGGTCTAAGACCCGATAGTGATAAGCAAGTCCCGATCCATCACTATTATTGATTGTCCTCTGCCGGACCTAATTCTAGTAGTGCCGAGTTTAGACCTGATCCATGGATCTGGGAGTAGCAAGAGTCAGGGTAACGGGAACTCCTTATATACCTGGACAAATCAAAACTCAGTAGAATTCATTATATTTGCGGACGAAGAGAATATATTCTTTGGAATTTGATCAATAGCACCAAGTCCAAACAAGTACTCCTACCCTAGTCATATCTAGTACTCCGTCcgatccaaattataagtcgctttgactatTTTGGTAcgtccattttgctatgtatctagactatattacatagcaaaataaataaaccaaaaaagtcaaaacgacttgtaATTTCGAACGAAGGAAGTACATAGTAAAACAAAACAACGCAGTCTGTTCGGTCTGAACTTAAAAGCTAGTTATTATTTGGCCTCTTTCAAATccttgtaaaatctatttaaccatttttttttttttttggtttggcACACACTGGTGGTAGTGGAAGGCCGAAGGCTGCACCACGCCCGTCCAAACTCCAAATCTCTACGTGTTACACAATGAACAAACTAAACGTGCGTGTCCAACTGCAGTAGTGCGCGTTCGTGCGttagtgctgctgctgctgctgaactaCAGCTAGCGCCACGCCGCGCACTGCACGGGCCAGCATGCCTGCCTGCCGAGCTAACCTGAAAGCTATGCTACAGACCGATCGAGCGAGCGGGTGGAAAGTGGATGGAAACGACACTACAGCTTAACGACGGTGATGGAGCGAAAAGACTCGATCACGCGGCCGTCCGTCGATCACGCGGCCGCCGCAACAGCACTGTGAGCGTGAGACGACGACCCAGCCGGCGAGCGAGCGCATGGATGCCCTACCGTCCCAGGCTGGCTGGTGGAGCTAGCGACGACAACGACACAACGACGGCAACGACATGAACGGAACGCACACATGCGCACGCACGCAACTTCCTCGGTCCGGTCGTCGTCGCCCCCATTGTCCCATCACCCTAGCTTGCTTGGGTACGGTGGGCATGCCACCGATCAGATCACGGCCGGAGCACTGATGATTATTGAGCACACGACACGAGACAGACGAGACTGGATCCAACAGGGCAACAGGAGAAGAAAGTGGCGCCACTGAAATGACGCTgcaggaaaatggtgaccggagtGAGTGTGAGTGGAGGAGGTAGAGCGCAGATGATGCAGCAGAAGGCAGCATGGCTGCCAGTGCCTGCTACCTGCTCTGCTGGTGCCACAACTGAGTGGACGTACGGTGCCAAAAGACTTTTGCTCAACCTCTACGCGGAGGTGCCTGTACTTCGTGGGAGTGAGCCACACCCGGACATGGTGGTCAATGCTGCTTTGGGGTGGGTCCATGCATGCACTAGAACACCATGGCAATTGTCAACCGATGCAGCAGTAAGCACGCAGCAGCAAGGCCAGCTGCCTGCTCTTGCTCTGAATCTGATGCTGCTCATAGCTCTCTTGGAAATGGACAACATAGTGCCACAGGTTTTGGACCGAGATCGATATGGTCTGTCTATGGAGCGAAACAGAGACCACCACCGCTTGCTTGCCTAGTTTCTGCTCTTTCAAATCTCTAATCTTCTCTGATTCACCAAAATTTTCCCAAGTTCAAGTGTCATCACGTCTGATGTATACATCCGGTAGGTCCACATGCAACCACTGCGCAGGATGATTCAGGAGGCCAGTTCACAGAAAATCACCACTATTCAATTTTGAATTGGGCTGTTTCGCACACAACTACAGGCCAATGCTTTTCCTTCAGCAAATCCTCAATGAAATGTTAAGATGCATGCAGACTGAAGGTGCACCAGCATCAGAACCACCTTATGGGGGCACGTTGTTGTACAATAACAAAAAcactgagcctctcaatctccaGTACTTTCCAATAATGGTCCAGACACCGAGCAACTGTTTTCACTGCAGGATGGTAGATACGGACCAGAGTCAAATCATGAAAACTGTGATGCATATCGTCTCAAGATGACAATTGATTTTCCACAGTAATGAGGCTGAGAAATCCTTGGTTTCCTTTCGCTGGGCGGCTTTGGATGCACTTTTGATTGTGCTTCCCTCCCACGTACACATACCCTTAACTTCCAACAAGCAGCCACCTTGTACACACGGACATGGGCGTTAAAAACCTTCAATTTCAGGTGAACCTTCAGTCAAGGAATCACAGCAAAAGCAAAGCACCATAAACATGATATATACAGTACATAATGAGCTTGCTGGTAACATATTCCATGGGCAGGTCCTATGATCTTGCCATGGCACACCCATGAGTGCATTCATACCCACATCTTCTGAAAAGCATGGTAATATGACATACACCAACAGGATCAGCACCCCAGGACCACATTCTGGCTTCAATCACATCCATGGATTATGGACTCTGTTCAACTCATTCGAGG
Proteins encoded in this region:
- the LOC136505870 gene encoding phytosulfokines 2-like, producing MRRCSSKTSSPLVALALFLLLLVCSSSFHRAAAARLLQPAAPLPPLIAHHEDGAKAAAAASSASDGPVLRSAAVFGGDELSASSEMMGAESEEEGAAACEEGNDECFQRRLLHDAHLDYIYTQHKGKP